Proteins co-encoded in one Gracilimonas sp. genomic window:
- a CDS encoding DPP IV N-terminal domain-containing protein, producing the protein MHTTLLKSAFLAVFISALSSTATFSQQANFEAAERFTGDKMEKLIGNTSVWPRWIEDTNNFWYTYENDEGKNWYFVNAERPSQRLLFDQEEMASQLAETFERPFNAKDLDLKDFEYDTDKERFTFHVDSIQFTYNLNGNDLIKGDSLEKEEREPWATYSPDSTWVAFAKNHNLYLMRSDDEDSTEIQLTDDGERWFSYQADEGDTTSNKRLRTNANFFDDESKLYITRTDDRKVNELWVINSLGKRPELETYKYSMPGEEEIGIPQIEVFDIASRERVIMDTDKWEDQELRANYGDHQTGDYKSTPSDKLYIYRENRTSDKVDILIGDTETGETEVLLSETSKPYFNWSFQDLAIINDGEEYIWWSERTGWGQLYRYNSEGNLKNRITSGNFVVGDIVKIDTTAKTIYFEGYGRDGDHPYYEHLYSVRFDGSNFKHLTPENADHSISESDKDNYFVDNYSRVNMPTKSVLRDRNGKVTLTLQEVDMSKAEVIGWKAPEEFRIKAADGATDLYGVMWKPFDFDSTRSYPIISYVYPGPQTEPFPTSFSLQGYTGRNQALAQLGFVVVAFGNRGGSPVRSRYYHTYGYGDLRDYPLADNKYGIEQLASRHSFIDQSRVGIYGHSGGGFMSTAALLTFPDFYDVAVSSAGNHDNNVYNHWWSETHNGVKETRKTVKEMNEDSVEVEKEEITFDGPIESNADLAGNLKGHLLLVHGNIDNNVHPANTLRLADALIKAGKRFDMMILPGRRHGFGPYQPYFERQKWYYFSQHLLGDYRSNVDMNLPED; encoded by the coding sequence TATATCCGCTTTATCTTCTACTGCAACCTTCTCTCAACAAGCCAACTTTGAGGCCGCTGAACGCTTCACCGGTGATAAAATGGAGAAACTTATTGGTAATACTTCGGTGTGGCCCCGGTGGATTGAGGACACCAATAATTTCTGGTACACCTACGAAAACGATGAAGGTAAAAACTGGTATTTCGTAAATGCCGAGCGTCCCTCCCAGCGATTGCTTTTTGACCAAGAGGAAATGGCTTCACAGCTGGCTGAAACTTTTGAACGTCCTTTTAATGCCAAAGACCTGGACCTGAAAGATTTTGAGTACGACACCGACAAAGAACGCTTTACTTTTCATGTTGACAGCATTCAGTTCACCTATAATTTGAATGGAAATGATCTAATTAAAGGGGATTCTCTCGAAAAAGAAGAACGGGAACCGTGGGCTACCTACTCCCCCGACAGCACCTGGGTTGCCTTTGCCAAAAACCACAATCTTTACCTGATGCGCTCGGATGATGAGGACAGCACCGAAATTCAACTTACCGATGACGGTGAGCGCTGGTTCAGCTATCAGGCTGATGAAGGCGATACCACAAGCAACAAGCGCCTGCGAACCAATGCCAACTTTTTTGATGATGAAAGCAAACTATACATCACACGTACCGATGACCGTAAAGTAAATGAGCTTTGGGTGATAAACAGTCTGGGAAAACGACCTGAACTGGAAACCTATAAGTATTCCATGCCCGGTGAGGAAGAAATTGGCATTCCTCAGATTGAAGTTTTTGATATAGCGAGCCGTGAGCGAGTGATCATGGATACGGATAAATGGGAAGACCAGGAGCTGCGAGCCAACTACGGGGATCATCAGACCGGTGATTACAAATCCACCCCCTCCGACAAATTATATATCTACCGTGAAAACCGAACTTCCGATAAAGTGGACATCCTGATCGGCGATACCGAAACCGGGGAAACCGAAGTTCTGCTTAGTGAAACCAGCAAGCCTTATTTCAACTGGAGTTTCCAGGATCTGGCCATTATCAATGATGGTGAAGAATACATTTGGTGGAGCGAGCGTACCGGATGGGGTCAGCTTTATCGGTACAACTCTGAAGGCAACCTGAAGAACCGGATTACCTCCGGTAATTTTGTAGTGGGCGATATTGTGAAAATAGACACAACCGCCAAAACCATTTACTTTGAAGGCTATGGCCGTGATGGTGATCACCCCTACTACGAGCATCTGTACAGTGTTCGTTTTGATGGTTCGAATTTCAAACACCTGACCCCGGAAAATGCTGATCACAGCATTTCTGAGTCGGATAAAGACAACTATTTCGTAGATAACTACTCCCGCGTCAACATGCCTACCAAATCGGTTCTTCGTGACCGCAATGGAAAAGTGACATTGACCCTTCAGGAAGTGGATATGAGTAAAGCTGAAGTCATTGGCTGGAAAGCCCCGGAAGAATTCAGGATTAAAGCCGCTGACGGAGCCACCGATCTTTACGGTGTAATGTGGAAACCGTTCGACTTCGACTCTACCCGGTCTTACCCCATTATCTCGTATGTATATCCCGGTCCACAGACCGAACCCTTCCCAACCAGCTTTTCGCTGCAGGGTTATACCGGCCGTAATCAGGCGCTGGCTCAGCTTGGCTTTGTGGTAGTGGCGTTTGGAAATCGTGGTGGCAGCCCGGTTCGCTCCCGCTATTATCACACCTACGGATATGGTGATTTAAGAGATTACCCGCTGGCTGATAATAAATACGGTATCGAACAACTGGCTTCGCGCCATTCTTTTATTGACCAAAGCCGGGTTGGAATTTACGGACACTCCGGTGGTGGCTTTATGAGTACGGCCGCGCTGCTCACCTTTCCTGATTTTTATGATGTGGCGGTTTCTTCTGCCGGTAATCACGACAATAACGTGTATAACCACTGGTGGAGCGAAACTCACAACGGTGTGAAAGAAACCCGCAAGACTGTCAAAGAAATGAACGAAGACAGTGTGGAAGTGGAGAAAGAAGAAATCACTTTTGACGGGCCGATTGAATCGAATGCAGATTTGGCGGGCAACCTGAAAGGACACCTGTTGTTAGTTCATGGTAACATTGATAACAACGTTCATCCGGCGAATACGCTACGCCTGGCTGATGCCCTCATCAAAGCCGGTAAGCGTTTTGATATGATGATACTGCCCGGCCGCCGCCATGGCTTCGGACCTTATCAACCATACTTTGAGCGTCAGAAGTGGTATTACTTCTCTCAGCACCTTTTGGGTGATTACCGAAGTAATGTGGATATGAATCTGCCGGAAGATTGA
- a CDS encoding DPP IV N-terminal domain-containing protein, which translates to MKHLFSLFILLIIGTSYAFAQANFEAAERFTGEKMEKLIGDTFVWPRWIEDTDTFWYPFENTEGTNWYFVDAARGSQRELFDRDELAAQLSETFNRPFNSKDLALNDFDYDTDKERFTFHVDSINFTFNLNGNRLVKGDSLSEEKEEDWATYSPDSTWIAFAKNHDLYVMRADDEDSTEIQLTDDGELWFSYQADDSDTTSNERLRSRANWFEDSEKLWVKRQDKRKVDELWVINSLGKRPELETYKYPMPGEEDIYVDEIKVFDPAGETSVTLDTDKWEDQSLGGVYFNDGGIWETQKSDYLYILRRDRTWSKIDVLKANTTTGDVEVLWSEESKPYFNTRYAQLGIINEGEEFIWWSERTGWGQLYRYDSEGNLKNAVTSGYYTVGDIAKIDTSAKTIYFTAYGREEGQNPYFENLYSVRFDGSRLRHLTPEDANHNINASEDGNYFVDNYSRVDMPTKTVVRNGNGEAILELQQVDMSAAENIGWSAPEEFTVKAADGATDLYGVMWKPFDFDPEKDYPIISYVYPGPQTEPFPTSFSVTGSTGRNQSLAQLGFVVVAFGQRGGSPIRSKYYHNFGYGDMRDYPLADNKYGIEQLASRHSFIDQDKVGIFGHSGGGFMSTAALLTYPDFYDVAVSSAGNHDNNIYNIWWSEVHNGVKEKRKTVKEMNEDSVEVEKEEITFDAPIESNAELAGNLKGHLLLVHGDMDNNVHPANTIRLADALIKAGKRFDMMILPGRRHGFGPYNPYFQRMMWHYFAEHLLGDYRPDVIDFNLPED; encoded by the coding sequence ATGAAACATCTCTTTTCCCTGTTTATACTTTTGATCATTGGAACCTCCTACGCCTTTGCCCAGGCCAATTTTGAAGCCGCTGAACGCTTTACCGGAGAGAAAATGGAAAAACTCATCGGTGATACCTTCGTTTGGCCCCGATGGATTGAAGACACGGATACTTTCTGGTATCCCTTTGAAAATACCGAAGGCACAAACTGGTATTTTGTGGATGCCGCCCGTGGTTCACAAAGAGAACTGTTTGACCGTGATGAGCTTGCAGCACAGCTATCTGAGACATTCAACCGCCCTTTCAACTCCAAAGATCTTGCCCTGAATGATTTCGATTACGACACCGACAAAGAACGATTCACCTTTCATGTAGACAGCATCAATTTCACCTTTAACCTGAATGGAAACCGTTTGGTGAAGGGCGACTCTTTAAGTGAGGAAAAAGAAGAAGACTGGGCTACCTATTCCCCGGACAGCACCTGGATTGCTTTTGCTAAAAATCACGACCTGTATGTAATGCGGGCTGATGATGAAGACAGTACCGAGATTCAGCTTACCGATGATGGTGAGCTGTGGTTCAGCTATCAGGCTGATGATAGTGACACCACCTCAAACGAAAGGTTGCGTTCTCGTGCCAACTGGTTTGAAGACTCGGAGAAACTATGGGTGAAGCGTCAGGATAAAAGAAAAGTGGATGAGCTTTGGGTGATTAACTCGCTTGGTAAACGACCGGAGCTCGAGACCTATAAGTACCCGATGCCGGGTGAAGAGGATATTTATGTGGATGAAATCAAAGTATTTGATCCTGCTGGTGAGACTTCCGTAACCCTGGATACTGACAAATGGGAAGATCAGTCGCTGGGTGGTGTTTATTTTAATGATGGCGGAATTTGGGAAACCCAAAAGTCGGATTACCTCTACATTCTGCGCCGCGACCGAACCTGGAGCAAGATTGATGTGCTGAAAGCCAATACCACAACCGGTGATGTTGAAGTGCTGTGGTCGGAAGAAAGTAAGCCCTATTTCAATACGCGTTATGCGCAGTTGGGAATCATTAACGAAGGAGAAGAATTTATCTGGTGGAGTGAACGAACCGGATGGGGACAGCTTTACCGCTACGATTCGGAAGGAAACCTGAAAAATGCGGTTACCTCCGGATACTATACCGTAGGGGATATTGCTAAAATTGACACATCTGCCAAAACCATTTACTTCACAGCCTATGGGCGAGAAGAAGGACAAAACCCCTATTTCGAAAATCTATACTCCGTTCGTTTTGACGGCTCAAGACTCCGCCACCTGACACCGGAAGATGCCAATCATAATATCAATGCCTCTGAAGATGGAAACTACTTCGTGGATAACTACTCACGGGTAGATATGCCTACCAAAACGGTTGTCAGAAATGGAAACGGCGAAGCTATTCTGGAGCTACAACAAGTGGATATGTCGGCTGCCGAGAATATTGGCTGGAGCGCGCCGGAAGAGTTTACCGTAAAAGCTGCCGATGGTGCTACCGACTTGTATGGTGTAATGTGGAAACCCTTCGACTTTGATCCTGAAAAGGACTATCCGATTATCAGTTATGTATATCCCGGTCCACAGACCGAACCCTTCCCTACCAGTTTTTCCGTAACCGGTTCCACCGGGAGAAATCAATCGCTGGCGCAACTGGGATTTGTGGTTGTAGCTTTTGGTCAGCGCGGGGGAAGCCCGATTCGCTCCAAATATTATCACAACTTTGGTTATGGAGATATGCGTGATTATCCCCTTGCAGATAATAAATATGGCATAGAACAACTGGCTTCCCGCCATTCTTTTATTGATCAGGACAAAGTGGGCATATTCGGGCATTCCGGTGGTGGCTTTATGAGTACCGCTGCGCTCCTCACCTATCCAGATTTTTATGACGTGGCTGTATCCTCAGCTGGGAATCACGACAACAACATCTATAATATTTGGTGGAGTGAAGTTCATAACGGTGTGAAAGAGAAGCGCAAGACCGTGAAGGAAATGAACGAAGACAGTGTGGAAGTGGAGAAGGAAGAAATTACCTTCGACGCGCCCATTGAATCGAATGCCGAACTGGCCGGAAACCTTAAGGGGCACCTGCTTCTGGTTCATGGCGATATGGATAACAACGTTCACCCTGCTAATACCATCCGCCTGGCTGACGCCCTCATCAAAGCCGGTAAGCGTTTTGACATGATGATTTTACCCGGCCGCCGGCATGGATTTGGACCCTACAATCCCTACTTCCAGCGCATGATGTGGCATTACTTTGCTGAGCACCTGTTAGGTGATTACCGCCCGGATGTGATCGACTTTAATCTTCCGGAAGACTGA
- a CDS encoding MFS transporter, with product MTKNLRPYLNLIKENKDFRRLWIAQSISNFGDWFGLLALYAIIGRYSDSEFLLGLIIVVKMLSLALFSPFAGYLADRFNRRKLMIWCDLLRGVAVVGIIFVDSAATLWLAYVLTAVQMMLSAVFEPAKTSSIPNVTSEGNLTNANIISTASWSIIFTTGMAIGGFATEWLGTTNVLILDGFSYVISAWFVYRAVIPQKRLSKEEMYRTRNPFKGIKEGLSYLVKNRHILRPSLAKGTSTVFLGGLVYLLIIVSEEVLMMGSIGLGLLYAARGFGTGIGPIIGRRIFREEKDWVLLMGLAITFCGVMYLVVGVVNSIGLMLLFVLFAHAASGANWVSSTVLLQKRTQDTFRGRIFSTEWLLFTIGNSFSVVIASLILESGLMTVKPLIMVYGGVMALAGILWSFTITPNEKAWRLNTQQGTSNAKSKNF from the coding sequence ATGACCAAAAACCTCCGCCCGTACCTTAACCTCATAAAAGAAAACAAAGATTTTCGTCGGCTTTGGATTGCTCAGTCGATATCGAATTTCGGGGATTGGTTTGGACTGCTTGCCCTGTATGCCATCATCGGTCGTTATTCCGATTCCGAATTTCTGCTTGGGCTGATAATCGTTGTTAAAATGTTGAGCCTGGCTTTGTTCTCACCCTTCGCCGGCTATTTAGCCGATCGCTTCAACCGCAGGAAGCTGATGATCTGGTGTGATTTACTGCGTGGGGTAGCTGTTGTCGGAATTATATTTGTAGATTCTGCCGCCACACTCTGGCTGGCTTATGTTCTAACCGCTGTACAGATGATGCTTTCCGCCGTCTTTGAACCGGCCAAGACCTCCTCCATCCCCAATGTTACCTCCGAGGGTAACCTCACCAACGCCAATATTATTTCAACGGCCAGCTGGAGTATTATTTTTACCACGGGGATGGCCATTGGTGGTTTTGCTACCGAATGGCTGGGAACGACCAATGTACTGATTCTGGATGGCTTCAGTTATGTGATATCGGCGTGGTTTGTGTATAGGGCTGTCATCCCTCAGAAGAGGCTTTCGAAGGAAGAAATGTACCGTACCCGTAACCCGTTTAAGGGCATTAAAGAAGGACTCAGTTACCTGGTGAAAAACCGCCACATTCTTCGCCCCTCGTTGGCAAAAGGCACATCCACGGTGTTTCTGGGAGGCCTTGTATATCTTTTGATCATTGTCAGTGAAGAAGTGCTGATGATGGGAAGTATTGGCTTGGGATTGTTGTATGCCGCCCGGGGATTTGGAACAGGAATCGGCCCCATTATAGGCCGCAGGATCTTTCGAGAAGAAAAAGACTGGGTGCTGTTGATGGGGCTCGCTATTACGTTTTGCGGGGTGATGTACTTGGTGGTAGGGGTGGTAAACAGTATTGGGCTAATGCTTTTATTCGTGCTTTTTGCCCATGCAGCTTCCGGAGCCAACTGGGTTTCCAGCACCGTACTCCTTCAAAAACGAACACAGGATACCTTTCGCGGACGAATATTCAGCACAGAATGGCTGCTTTTTACCATTGGGAATTCCTTTTCGGTGGTCATTGCCTCCCTGATCCTGGAAAGCGGTCTGATGACCGTTAAACCGCTCATCATGGTATATGGAGGAGTGATGGCGCTCGCCGGCATCTTATGGAGCTTCACCATCACACCCAACGAAAAAGCTTGGCGGCTGAACACCCAGCAAGGAACATCGAACGCAAAAAGTAAAAACTTCTGA
- the dut gene encoding dUTP diphosphatase, whose protein sequence is MKQVLIKKLDHAKDLPLPNYESVAAAGMDVRAAVETPIVIKPGERTLIPTGLQMALPEGYEAQIRPRSGLAIRNGITMLNAPGTIDADYRGEVKVIAINHGEEEFVVNHGDRIAQMVIAPVTQLPLLEVDELDETDRGEGGFGSTGVE, encoded by the coding sequence ATGAAACAGGTATTAATTAAAAAACTGGATCACGCCAAAGACTTGCCGCTTCCAAACTACGAATCGGTGGCCGCTGCCGGAATGGACGTGCGCGCTGCGGTGGAAACACCCATCGTGATTAAACCTGGAGAACGGACCTTAATCCCGACCGGATTGCAGATGGCCCTGCCTGAAGGGTATGAAGCTCAAATCAGGCCACGAAGCGGGTTGGCCATCCGAAATGGTATTACCATGCTGAACGCTCCGGGAACCATCGATGCGGATTACAGGGGAGAAGTGAAAGTGATAGCCATTAACCACGGAGAGGAGGAGTTTGTGGTTAATCATGGAGATCGAATTGCCCAGATGGTGATTGCTCCGGTTACACAGCTCCCGCTGCTGGAAGTAGATGAGCTGGATGAAACGGACCGAGGAGAAGGCGGGTTTGGCAGCACCGGCGTTGAATGA
- a CDS encoding DUF3108 domain-containing protein, producing MTRIILPILLFVLTAPAFGQHTFPDTSSTPPTMDELFSVKETFRYEVKYGFLKLGWVNVELLSDTTYEGRELNHILTEIESNPSIPFVGDELDRFHSLFYVNEKGLPVEVKYWKDNIDEGEYDEIQYWFDRDIGKVYYIEEDDSRDTLDLEDPATSGHLIFYFSRLFAGSEEDYTLPVYVTKKKGYIYADNSLKKEKRNYASFDGPIQAYLMNGTTENIEGPFGFSGDFRAWFLDDDLRVPLEARVKVLWGNVIVRMIEYTREEL from the coding sequence ATGACCAGAATCATTCTCCCCATATTACTATTTGTGTTGACGGCTCCCGCTTTCGGACAGCACACCTTTCCGGATACCAGCTCCACACCCCCAACTATGGATGAGCTTTTTTCGGTGAAGGAAACCTTCCGGTACGAAGTGAAGTATGGGTTTTTGAAGCTGGGTTGGGTGAATGTTGAACTGTTGAGCGACACCACTTATGAAGGGCGGGAACTGAATCACATCCTTACAGAAATTGAGTCGAATCCATCCATTCCTTTTGTAGGAGATGAGCTGGACCGGTTTCACAGTTTGTTTTATGTGAATGAAAAAGGCCTGCCGGTAGAAGTGAAGTACTGGAAAGATAATATTGATGAAGGGGAGTATGATGAAATTCAATACTGGTTCGATCGGGATATCGGCAAGGTGTACTACATCGAAGAAGACGATTCCCGGGATACGCTTGATCTGGAAGATCCCGCTACCTCAGGTCACCTCATCTTTTATTTTTCACGCCTCTTTGCCGGGAGCGAGGAAGATTACACCCTGCCGGTGTATGTGACCAAGAAAAAGGGATACATTTACGCTGATAACTCTCTCAAAAAAGAAAAGCGAAATTATGCCTCCTTTGACGGCCCGATACAGGCTTACCTGATGAACGGAACCACGGAGAATATTGAAGGCCCGTTTGGCTTCTCCGGCGATTTCAGAGCCTGGTTTCTGGATGATGATCTCCGGGTGCCGCTGGAAGCAAGGGTGAAGGTATTATGGGGAAATGTAATCGTACGAATGATTGAATACACACGCGAAGAATTATGA
- a CDS encoding arsenate reductase family protein, whose protein sequence is MLHIAGIKNCNKIRDTKKWMDEHDVEYEFIDVKKDPLTRDELKELEFKVGLEVLVNKRGRKWRDLGLADKDLSEEELFEQLLENQVMIKRPVLMKDESVLVGYDEESFEAFIAEEEPEEK, encoded by the coding sequence ATGCTTCATATTGCCGGAATAAAAAACTGCAACAAGATCAGAGATACCAAAAAATGGATGGACGAACACGACGTTGAGTATGAGTTCATTGATGTAAAAAAAGACCCGTTGACGCGAGATGAGCTGAAGGAACTGGAGTTTAAGGTGGGACTAGAGGTATTGGTGAACAAACGAGGCCGCAAGTGGAGAGATTTAGGCCTGGCCGATAAAGATCTGTCAGAAGAGGAATTGTTTGAGCAGCTGCTGGAAAACCAGGTGATGATCAAGCGGCCGGTGCTTATGAAAGATGAATCGGTGCTGGTGGGCTATGACGAAGAATCGTTTGAGGCTTTTATAGCCGAAGAGGAACCGGAGGAGAAATAA
- a CDS encoding VOC family protein produces the protein MDNARITGSAPILLVKDVEKSANYYRDKVGFSYDRFWGEPPGFCILHRNGFNLMLSRVEDERHIVPHYKVVQNMWNVYFWIDDAKKFYDELVASGAEIDYHLEEKDYGCLEFGIQDPDGYDIAFGQVL, from the coding sequence ATGGATAATGCAAGAATAACAGGTAGTGCCCCCATATTGTTGGTTAAAGATGTTGAGAAATCAGCCAATTATTATCGTGATAAAGTTGGCTTCAGCTACGACCGGTTTTGGGGTGAACCTCCCGGATTTTGCATTCTTCATCGTAATGGATTCAACCTGATGCTCAGCCGGGTCGAGGATGAACGCCATATCGTTCCCCACTACAAAGTGGTACAAAACATGTGGAATGTTTACTTCTGGATAGATGACGCCAAAAAATTCTATGATGAGCTGGTGGCATCGGGTGCTGAAATTGACTACCACCTGGAGGAAAAAGACTATGGCTGCCTGGAGTTTGGGATTCAGGACCCGGATGGGTATGACATTGCTTTTGGACAGGTACTTTGA
- a CDS encoding VCBS repeat-containing protein, translated as MKIPHFSLALLPFVVLFLITGCASLQNAGTSNSESERYRQHISPFVVYAEDGTAIDHPFIGGFNAPRPQFADIDGDGDPDFFVQEQTDELMFFEHLGNNTKSPLKWRSNKFQNLDIGEWFRFVDMDQDGDFDLLAEQPYSYIRYYRNEGDAENPNFVLAADSLKDVNGEPIFSDRQNIPNVTDIDCDGRLDLFIGSLDGTLARYESVGRDENQIPRFKLVTKRFEDIEIVKQFGTMHGANTMAFMDIDSDGDQDLFWGDFFEPSILLIENTGTCENPDFRGEPKPFPPSNPVQTSGYNAPTLADWEGDGDVDLFLGVLGGAYNANLTLSDNLYFFEQEEGDFSLQTTQFIDMIDVGDESIPATGDLDGDGDLDLLLANKIDPSNQNTSVIYRFENRGTTSAPEFHLTGTLDLPTAYHYAPVLTDLNGDGLDDLLLGNWKGNIALFTNTGTGFKLETQTIAELERGSNAVPTLADIDADGDLDLIVGESGGGLQLFRNIGSEGSPEFSLEKEAFPNVEVQHRSAPAFYDIDGDGDLDLFSGSKIEGIVFFENTGTPELPQFTKKPMPFEVATAQLTAPHFTDLDGDGIAEFIVGTRGGGLLFYKK; from the coding sequence TTGAAAATACCTCATTTTTCTTTGGCTCTGTTACCGTTTGTCGTTTTGTTTCTGATAACCGGCTGTGCGTCGTTGCAAAACGCCGGAACAAGCAATTCAGAATCAGAGAGATATCGACAACACATCAGCCCGTTTGTGGTATATGCAGAAGACGGAACAGCTATCGACCATCCCTTTATTGGCGGTTTTAATGCACCAAGGCCTCAATTTGCCGATATAGACGGTGATGGCGATCCTGACTTTTTTGTGCAGGAGCAGACCGATGAGCTGATGTTCTTTGAGCATCTTGGTAACAATACTAAAAGTCCGTTGAAGTGGAGATCCAATAAATTTCAGAACCTGGATATCGGAGAGTGGTTCCGTTTTGTGGATATGGATCAGGATGGGGATTTTGATTTATTGGCCGAACAGCCCTACAGTTACATCCGCTATTACCGGAATGAAGGTGATGCGGAAAATCCAAATTTTGTACTGGCCGCTGATTCCCTGAAGGATGTAAACGGCGAGCCTATCTTCTCTGACCGGCAGAATATCCCCAATGTCACCGACATAGATTGCGACGGTCGCCTGGATCTGTTTATAGGAAGTCTGGATGGTACATTGGCGCGATACGAATCAGTGGGCAGAGATGAAAACCAAATTCCGCGCTTCAAACTGGTAACCAAGCGGTTTGAGGATATAGAGATCGTAAAGCAGTTTGGTACTATGCACGGGGCCAACACCATGGCTTTTATGGATATCGATTCGGACGGTGATCAGGATTTATTCTGGGGTGATTTTTTCGAGCCGAGTATTCTGCTCATCGAAAACACAGGCACTTGTGAAAATCCGGATTTCAGGGGCGAACCCAAGCCGTTTCCGCCCTCCAATCCGGTTCAAACCAGCGGGTATAATGCTCCAACTTTAGCCGACTGGGAAGGGGATGGCGATGTGGACCTGTTTCTGGGCGTTTTGGGCGGGGCCTACAATGCCAACCTTACCCTTAGTGACAACCTGTATTTCTTTGAACAAGAGGAAGGGGATTTCAGCCTCCAAACCACACAGTTTATTGATATGATCGATGTAGGAGATGAGAGCATCCCTGCTACCGGCGATCTGGATGGTGATGGAGATTTGGATTTACTGCTGGCCAATAAAATCGACCCCTCCAACCAAAACACATCCGTTATTTACCGATTTGAAAACCGGGGCACAACCTCAGCTCCGGAATTTCACCTGACCGGAACCCTTGATCTGCCCACTGCTTACCATTATGCGCCTGTGCTTACTGATTTGAATGGCGACGGTCTCGACGATCTTCTGCTTGGCAACTGGAAGGGAAACATTGCCTTGTTTACGAATACCGGAACTGGATTTAAGCTTGAAACTCAAACCATAGCGGAACTGGAAAGAGGCAGTAATGCTGTACCGACTCTAGCCGACATTGATGCCGACGGAGACCTTGACCTGATAGTGGGGGAGTCAGGCGGTGGGTTACAGCTCTTTCGTAACATTGGATCGGAAGGCAGCCCGGAGTTTAGTTTGGAGAAAGAAGCTTTCCCGAATGTGGAAGTTCAGCACCGGAGTGCCCCTGCTTTTTATGACATAGATGGAGATGGGGATCTTGATTTATTTTCAGGGAGTAAAATCGAAGGTATTGTGTTTTTTGAAAACACCGGGACACCAGAGCTGCCTCAGTTCACTAAAAAGCCGATGCCCTTTGAGGTAGCCACAGCCCAGCTCACAGCTCCTCATTTTACTGATTTAGATGGCGACGGCATCGCTGAATTCATTGTAGGAACCCGAGGCGGCGGGTTACTTTTTTATAAGAAGTAA
- a CDS encoding YncE family protein, whose product MRVRMQSVYRLLSVIGIFAISAFLGTALHAQQSTEGQRIYVCNQGEATLSVIDVATNSLIETIDLQKLGFSKNAKPHHAIADSDGSHWFVTLIGENKVLKFNRDNELVDEAELEVPGLMAMHPTKDFLFVGRSMSAVNPPQSFGLIGRANMNVEEEVDLFFSRPHALATSPDGKFTYIASLSANQILARNNDTGETELTMLEGNNHVLVNFAISPDGQTMVATGQVSGKLLVFDLSNPLKPQLTDAISVNAQPWHPVYSSDGKRVYFGNKGAHTVTVVDMENKKVEKVIEGNGLAQPHGAVLSADDKYLYVTNNNMDGTYMPEGSSDEDGYTGTVVIINTETLTIEKVIETGMNSTGIGTRIW is encoded by the coding sequence ATGAGAGTTCGAATGCAGTCAGTGTACAGGTTACTATCGGTGATAGGCATATTTGCCATTTCAGCTTTTTTGGGAACAGCTTTACACGCCCAACAAAGTACGGAAGGGCAGCGGATTTACGTCTGTAACCAGGGGGAGGCAACGCTTTCGGTTATTGATGTAGCAACAAATTCTTTGATAGAAACCATCGACCTGCAGAAACTCGGTTTTTCTAAAAACGCCAAACCGCATCATGCTATAGCCGATTCCGATGGCTCACACTGGTTTGTTACCCTGATTGGTGAAAATAAAGTACTGAAATTCAATCGTGATAATGAGTTGGTGGATGAAGCCGAACTGGAAGTTCCGGGACTGATGGCCATGCACCCAACCAAAGATTTCCTTTTTGTAGGCCGGTCGATGAGTGCCGTGAACCCGCCTCAGAGTTTTGGATTGATAGGTCGGGCAAATATGAATGTTGAGGAAGAAGTGGATTTATTCTTCTCCAGGCCGCACGCTCTTGCAACTTCGCCGGATGGTAAATTCACTTATATAGCGAGTTTATCTGCTAATCAAATTCTGGCAAGAAATAACGATACAGGGGAAACCGAACTCACCATGCTGGAGGGAAACAACCATGTATTGGTGAATTTTGCTATTTCACCGGACGGACAAACCATGGTGGCAACCGGTCAGGTTTCGGGGAAACTATTGGTCTTTGACCTGTCAAACCCGTTGAAGCCCCAATTGACGGATGCCATTTCCGTCAATGCACAGCCGTGGCACCCGGTGTATTCTTCCGATGGCAAACGGGTCTATTTTGGAAACAAAGGCGCCCATACCGTCACCGTTGTGGATATGGAAAACAAGAAAGTTGAAAAAGTGATTGAAGGTAACGGCTTGGCACAACCTCACGGAGCCGTGCTTTCAGCGGATGACAAGTATTTATATGTGACGAATAACAATATGGACGGCACTTATATGCCCGAAGGTAGCTCTGATGAAGATGGATATACCGGAACAGTGGTCATCATCAATACAGAAACGCTGACGATTGAAAAAGTCATCGAAACCGGCATGAATTCAACCGGAATAGGAACCCGCATTTGGTGA